tggcctcaccagagctgagtacagtgGGATGActacctccctgctcccactggctgcactatttctgatacaagccagaatcccactgaccttcttggccacttgggcacactgctggctcatgttcagctggctgtctACTAATGCCAGCAGATCGTCTTCCCATTCTCTTCTCAGTTTCACTATCTGCTAAAATTAACGTTGTACTTATCCAAACTTTGCTATCACAGATGAAAATATGAGTATTTGGGAGTCCGGTTTCATTTGCTAATAATATGtttattaattttctgtttgcttatttctgtatgactgaaaaaaacagaaaaatccaacAGTGGTCTGTATATCTATATGAAAAGTTAGAATTCAGAAAAAGTGACTACATAACTGTATTAAGTAAGTATTAAGCATCTTCgaaaaaaaatgaatcaatAAGCTAACGCCAAGGAAGTATTTTGCCTTTTAGTTTCTTAATTGTATGACAGGACTGAGCAGAAATGCACTTTGAGTTCTGGAAGGCAGCAAATTATCAGCAGCAATACAATATAGCCCTCATAGAGAAATATAGGGATAGCACAAAATTTTACAAGAATTCTGTTAAAATTTCCTTTGTGAAATCCAAACCCTGTTGCTTTTAAAGGAACTACATGACCAGGGTCTTActgaatattgtttttaaaaatgtgagaTTTAGCCTGCAAATTTTTGTTCCTGTAAATCATTCCTATACATTTGCATCTGTATGGATTTGCAGAATGTAACTCCTTTTGTGTTTTGGTGGCTGTTCAGGTGATGGTAAGTAAGTTACTTGGTACAGATGCCCCAGCCTAGTATCCATGCTGCTTGTAATACTGTGCTCGAGCAACCACGTCATTGCTGTAGTCATCGTGGGTAGTGCCGATGTCCATTCTATCATAAGTTCGGACATTCCCTGTTCCAGCATTGTAGGCAGAAATCCCACCTGAAATGAAACACACAAGGAAGCAACGCAGATTTAAAATTCCAGACTGAAAGTGAGAAAgagagcaccctcagcaagtgTGGGGATGATGCCAAGATGAGTGGTGCAGCCGATacaatagaaggaagggatgccatccttAGGGACATGGACAAACTTGAGGAGAGGGCCCACATGAACCTGATGATGTTCAAAAAGGCCAAGAAAAACCCACTGAAAACAGCCCTGCGGAGGAGAACTTGGAGGTCATGGTGAACAAAAAGCTAGGAATTAGCTGTCAGTGTGCTCTttcagcctggaaggccaacagtatcctgagctacatcagaagaggggtggcagcagatagaggtgattgttcccttctgttctgcccttgtgaggccccacctaGAGCACTGTGTTCAGGTCTCAGGCCCCCAACACAGGAATGATGCGGAGCTGTTGAAGTGGGTCCACAGGAAGGTCATGAGGATGActgaagggctggagcacctttcctacAAAGCAAGACtagggaactgggcttgtttagcttggagaagagaaggctctggggaaacctcattgtggccttgaAAGGAACTTACGAACGGGAGGAAGACTGACTTTgtacatggtctgatagtagTAGGACAAGGGTGAATGGTTTTCAACTAAAATAGCTGGATTAGATCTttaggggaagttctttactcagaggatgaTGAGGCCAAGATGTGtggatggggcactgagcaatctgatctagtggAAGATCGCTGCCCATAGCAGATGGTTAAAGGTTGTTAAGGTGCCTTCCTACCCAAATTATGTTTCTATGAAATCATTCAGTGTGTACTTGTCctgaagcttttcttctctcctggACAAAATCTGTGGTCTGCACATTACCTTTTAGCTGCTGATCCCTTGTCCAGCGTGggaattttttctgtattttctttatcatGTCGATAAGTATTCTCGTGCCCTGCCTGATATGGCTTTCTCCATTCCATGTTCCCTCAATTTTATGGTATCTTTTGTCAACCTGcaaatattaagaaaagaaaaaaaggcatttcccTTCAGTAATGGAAGGTATGTATATGAgacttgcttttatttgtatGACAGTACTTTGTTAGGTTTTAATGGAGCATCGGCAAATACCTGCATTAAACCAAATCCATTTCCATTGTCACCCCAGCCATTCTTCAGTACTTTGCCAGCATGGGATTCCCGAGAGATGATGCCAGCAATCAGAGCAGGCTCAATACATAATGCTTCACCAACTCTTATAATGAGTGTTTTGTATCTATTCATAGTTCCTAGGTCCCGCTCAGCAATCTTTTTTGAAGCTTGAGCTCCTGTAATGACAACAAAAAGATGTCTCATCTCAGGGAGGAGGTAGGCCTTGCCTATCGTGTTACTCAGGTTCAGCAGCTAGTTGTGTGttcagcattttgaaaatacaaaggaCTTGGGGTTATTGTCCTTCTGTGAAAGAGAGCAATCCAACCGAAGAGTGAGACTCACCACAGTAGTTTAAGCCCTCTGGTTTCGCAGTTTTGCATGAAGCCCCCGGGGTACTGATTCTGTTTACACTGCCGTAGCAGTCCGTGCGGCCATGGCAGACACCTGAAAATGTTGTATGAAGAGACATAAGTGCCCTTAACTCTGCATCCTGCACTTTGCATCCTGCAGCCTGCATTTTGCAACTTGCACCCTACACCTTACACCCTGCACCCACCCACCCCTCAGAGGTGACCTTCAGCAAGACTTGCAGAAGAAGCGAGCACCTTATGTCCCAACACAATTTGATAACGATTGAAGTTTTGGGAAGGAGAGATGGAGAGGTACGTTAATCTGGGACTGCTCAAGGGATGAACACATAGGGGCAGCAGGATGCTGACTTACCCAGGAGGGCGGTGAGGCCCAGCAACGTGAGCACCAAACGCATGGAGTCGTTCTTCCTGAGCATGCTAAGCAACCTGCAAAATCAATCAGCAAACATGAAGGAATGATCCCATCTCAGTGATCACCGATTAAACACAAAGATACCATTTCTGAACTGATGGGTTATATCTCTCGGTTGGATGCAcaaagtaatacagaagtgcAGTCACGTCTCTCCTGGCATAAACCAGGCTGCAGTGTTTCTAGTCCACATCTTCTACAACATCTTAATAACTAGCCTCCAGCTCCAATATTTAAtcaatgaaaaagcaaataaagaataaaatgagtGATGCTCagtgctccttgctgctgcgTTTCCACTCCAAATGCCCTTATCCTGTGCCCATGTTCTCTATACAAGCACCTTCACCACAGTGGGATACCTTTGCCTGAGTCTCGAGGCTTTATACTCAGAAAACAGGCACTTGCAATCTGCACTTTGTCTTAGTTATTGTGGATGACTACTTCAGGGTGAACCATACTCTGGCTGGCTGCTAAGGGAGCCAGGGGAGATGGGCTCACAAGCAGATTTAAGACATCTAAGTTTAGGTAAGCTGAGTCAAAAAGTACAAGACAAATCATTGTGTCCTTATGCAAACACGAATCTCAAAAATCTCAGCAGAAATCTTCTAGGAGGTGGCATTGCTGAAGGGGATGAGAAGagcccccccccacccagaGGAGTACCTTACCTACTTCTCTTCTGACCAGCTTCTGCCACATCGCTGAGGTTTTGGGGAGCTTAATATATAGGGTGAGCAATCCAACAGTGTGTTGAAACGTATTGGGCTGTGGTTTCTGGAGGTTTAACAGCAGTTTTCTAAAGTAAACAGAACCTGTTGCACTATTGACATTGGCACGGTGTTAAGTAtgcttttgtgagcagcagttctcacatttcaaaagaaaaagaaacccttatttttctctgtgcacTTCTTGTATTGCATTCGCTGATGAGGGCTAAGCTGAAGACTCAGCAACCATCTGTCCTTCAGGTATTTGCTAGGACTTATCCCAGCATCCTGCACTGTGTCTGTACTGCCCGAAGGAAGAGGACTGGGGCTGTCCCTTGGCTGTAGACTGGGTGCTTGTATTGgaatacattcactgatattgataacatgaacatgagTATGAACACTAACTCGGCTTTCGAAAAGCATGCAGCAATCCGAGAAGACAGCCTGGAAACAGGATTGAACATCGTGGTGTTTGTAAAGTTAGCTGCTGTGAAATTAGCAATTGTGAAATTAGCCATTGTAAAATTAACTATTCCATCTGGGATGCAAGTGTCAAAATTCACATCATCCCACATTGCATAGAAGTACCAGGCAGGTGTGTATCCATCAGTGCCCTTACTTGGTTGTATAATGCATATATTCCATAACAAGATATCAAAAAATTAAGAAGGGGCCAATAAATTCCAAAGAACATGATGGCTTTTAATCCCCTATGCAGTGCTCCTAAGACAGAGAGCAGACTCATAGCTGGTGGGTGCTGTAAAAGTCAGAGCTggctagctgtgctctgagagagaggaagaaatccttttgttttctttacaaaagcaagataaCAGTGCTCAGAGTTTACAGATACCcctgaatgttgacagttcATCTGGAGTTTCAAGGTCACGTTCTCAGTGAGCAGCTACAATAAGATACTTCTCTATCTCTAGATCTAGCTCTAGATCTTAGTGAAagatctaacctaaatctctcctcttttagtttaaaatcactACCTCTTGCCCTATCCAATGCATGGCCTGATATAGAGTCCCACCCTATTTTTTCTATAGCCTCCTTTAAGTACTAGAATGCCACGGGGGAAAAGCATATCAGCTTCTGTTACTTCTACTTCTTGTCTTTGGCTGCTGTCAGTCTCCAAAAGGTGCTTAGAAAGTGCAATGAAGACATTTTGGTCCAGAGGTGCACGATATTCTTTGTGGCTGGACTGATGAGTTCTGCCCATCCCTCTCTTTACAAACTGCCCTTGCAGGCATATGTGCACTGGGTGTTATTCTGCTTTAGCAGTGCATCTTTGTCTTGAAGCCACTGCACAGTGCTAGCAGTGGTTAAAGGAGCATGGAGCTGCTCCCCCAGGATTGCTTTCATTGTTCACTTGTTAAGCATCTGAGAAGTGCTACCCCTGTCTGGAAAATTTGCCCAAGAAAATTGTTATTTTAACCTTATCTCTTGGAAATCTTATGGGTGGAGAAGCCGATAATAAACAAAGGACTGAGGATTTCCACTCCCTTCAGGTTGGAAAGAACATAGGAAATAAGCTGATTAATAACCAGTTCTTGAGGACACTTGGACTAACTGAACCCCTCTCTGCCTTCTCCAAGGTCAACTCTCAAGGCCCACGATGACGTCTTTCCCTCAGGTCTCACAGTAGGACTGCTGTGATGGTCAGCAGTGCTACCCCAGCCACTCTGA
The sequence above is a segment of the Excalfactoria chinensis isolate bCotChi1 chromosome 1, bCotChi1.hap2, whole genome shotgun sequence genome. Coding sequences within it:
- the LOC140252190 gene encoding lysozyme g, whose product is MLRKNDSMRLVLTLLGLTALLGVCHGRTDCYGSVNRISTPGASCKTAKPEGLNYCGAQASKKIAERDLGTMNRYKTLIIRVGEALCIEPALIAGIISRESHAGKVLKNGWGDNGNGFGLMQVDKRYHKIEGTWNGESHIRQGTRILIDMIKKIQKKFPRWTRDQQLKGGISAYNAGTGNVRTYDRMDIGTTHDDYSNDVVARAQYYKQHGY